The Kluyvera intermedia genome window below encodes:
- the fecC gene encoding iron-dicitrate ABC transporter permease FecC, translated as MTALKHPVLLWGLPVAVLIIIFWLSLFCYSAIPVSGADAIRALLPGHTPTLPEALVQNLRLPRSLVAVLIGASLALAGTLLQTLTHNPMASPSLLGINSGAALAMALTSALSPTPVAGYSLSFIAACGGGVSWLLVMTAGGGFRHTQDRNKLILAGIALSAFCMALTRITLLLAEDHAYGIFYWLAGGVSHAHWQDVWQLLPVVVTTVPVVLLLANQLNLLNVSDSTAHTLGVNLPRLRLIINMLVLLLVGACVSVAGPVAFIGLLVPHLARFWAGFDQRNVLPVSMLLGATLMLMADVLARALAFPGDLPAGAMLALIGSPCFVWLVRRRG; from the coding sequence ATGACCGCGCTAAAACACCCGGTGCTGCTGTGGGGGCTTCCCGTTGCAGTACTTATTATTATTTTCTGGCTGAGTCTGTTTTGCTACTCGGCCATTCCTGTTTCCGGAGCAGACGCAATCCGCGCCCTGCTGCCTGGACACACGCCAACGCTACCAGAAGCGCTGGTGCAAAACCTTCGTTTGCCGCGAAGCCTGGTCGCCGTTCTGATCGGCGCAAGCCTGGCGCTCGCGGGCACGCTGCTGCAAACCCTGACCCACAACCCAATGGCCTCTCCTTCACTGCTCGGCATTAACAGCGGCGCGGCGCTGGCTATGGCGCTTACCAGCGCGCTGAGTCCGACGCCGGTTGCAGGCTATTCCCTGTCGTTCATCGCGGCATGCGGGGGCGGCGTGAGCTGGCTGCTGGTCATGACCGCAGGAGGCGGGTTTCGTCATACCCAGGACAGAAACAAACTGATCCTCGCGGGTATCGCGCTGTCGGCCTTTTGTATGGCCCTGACCCGCATCACCCTACTGCTGGCCGAAGATCATGCTTACGGCATCTTTTACTGGCTGGCAGGCGGAGTGTCCCACGCCCACTGGCAGGATGTCTGGCAGCTCTTGCCGGTGGTGGTCACTACAGTCCCTGTCGTGTTGCTGCTGGCGAATCAACTGAACCTGCTCAACGTCAGCGACAGTACCGCCCATACGCTGGGAGTGAACCTGCCGAGACTACGTTTGATAATCAATATGTTAGTGCTGCTTCTGGTTGGCGCGTGCGTCAGTGTGGCAGGTCCGGTGGCGTTTATCGGCCTGCTGGTGCCACATCTGGCGCGCTTCTGGGCAGGCTTCGATCAGCGCAACGTACTGCCGGTGAGCATGCTGCTGGGGGCCACGCTGATGCTGATGGCAGATGTACTCGCACGCGCGCTGGCCTTCCCCGGCGATCTGCCCGCAGGCGCAATGCTGGCGCTGATTGGCAGTCCTTGCTTTGTCTGGCTGGTGAGGAGGCGAGGATGA
- the fecD gene encoding Fe(3+) dicitrate ABC transporter permease subunit FecD, translating into MKIALVIFITLALAGCALLSLHMGVIPVPWRALLTDWQDGREHYYVLMEYRLPRLLLALFVGAALAVAGVLVQGIVRNPLASPDILGINHAASLASVGALLLMPSLSVMVLPLLAFAGGMAGLILLKMLAKTHQPMKLALTGVALSACWASLTDYLMLLHPQDVNSALLWLTGSLWGRDWHFVKIAVPLLILFLPLSLRFCRDLDLLALGDARAATLGVSVQRTRFQGLMLAVAMTATGVAVCGPISFIGLVVPHMVRRIAGGRHRWLMPVSALTGALLLVIADLLARIIHPPLELPAGVLTAIIGAPWFVWLLVRMR; encoded by the coding sequence ATGAAAATTGCGCTGGTCATTTTCATCACCCTTGCCCTGGCAGGCTGTGCGCTGTTATCACTCCATATGGGGGTGATCCCCGTGCCGTGGCGCGCGCTGCTGACCGACTGGCAGGACGGACGCGAGCATTATTATGTATTGATGGAGTACCGACTGCCGCGCTTGCTGCTGGCACTGTTTGTCGGTGCAGCCCTCGCCGTGGCGGGCGTGCTGGTACAGGGGATTGTGCGTAACCCGCTAGCATCACCGGATATTCTCGGCATTAACCATGCCGCCAGCCTTGCCTCTGTGGGAGCACTGCTTCTTATGCCATCACTATCCGTGATGGTGCTGCCGCTGCTGGCCTTTGCGGGCGGTATGGCGGGGTTGATCTTGCTGAAGATGCTGGCAAAGACCCACCAGCCGATGAAGCTGGCGCTCACCGGCGTGGCGCTTTCCGCCTGCTGGGCGAGCCTGACGGATTACCTGATGCTCCTGCACCCGCAGGATGTAAACAGTGCCCTGCTGTGGCTGACGGGTAGCTTATGGGGGCGCGACTGGCACTTTGTGAAGATTGCCGTGCCGTTGCTCATTCTGTTTTTGCCGCTGAGCCTGCGCTTTTGTCGCGATCTCGACCTGCTGGCGCTGGGCGATGCACGAGCAGCCACGCTCGGCGTGTCGGTTCAGCGCACCCGGTTCCAGGGGCTGATGCTGGCTGTCGCGATGACAGCAACCGGCGTGGCCGTCTGTGGCCCGATAAGTTTTATTGGTCTCGTCGTGCCGCACATGGTGCGCAGGATCGCCGGCGGGCGTCACCGCTGGCTGATGCCCGTTTCGGCCCTGACGGGCGCGTTGTTGCTGGTCATTGCCGATCTGCTGGCACGAATCATTCATCCGCCGCTGGAGCTTCCGGCAGGCGTGCTGACCGCCATTATCGGCGCACCGTGGTTTGTCTGGCTGCTTGTGAGAATGCGATAA
- the fecE gene encoding Fe(3+) dicitrate ABC transporter ATP-binding protein FecE → MRLRTENLTVSYGAQTVLDGLSLALPAGKITALLGPNGCGKSTLLNCFSRLLTPDSGEILLDEKPIAGFSARQLARRLALLPQHHLSPEGITVRELVSYGRSPWLSLWGRLSAEDNERVNVAMSQTRTRNLADRRLTQLSGGQRQRAFLAMVLAQDTPLILLDEPTTYLDINHQVELMRLMVELKRQGKTVVTVLHDLNQASRYCDHLVVLASGRVMAQGAPEAVMKPELLKTVFSVEAEIHPEPVSGRPMCVVK, encoded by the coding sequence ATGAGATTACGTACTGAAAATCTGACCGTCAGCTATGGCGCACAAACCGTGCTGGATGGACTTTCTCTCGCCCTGCCTGCCGGAAAAATCACGGCCCTGCTCGGCCCTAACGGTTGCGGGAAATCGACGCTGTTGAACTGTTTTTCTCGCCTGTTAACACCAGACTCTGGCGAGATATTGCTTGATGAAAAACCCATAGCCGGTTTTTCCGCCCGCCAGCTGGCTCGCCGCCTGGCTTTACTGCCGCAACACCATTTATCCCCCGAGGGGATCACTGTACGGGAACTGGTTTCCTACGGCCGCAGCCCGTGGCTGTCGTTGTGGGGGCGACTCTCCGCGGAAGACAACGAGCGGGTCAACGTGGCAATGAGTCAGACCCGGACGCGCAATCTGGCTGACCGCAGGTTAACCCAGCTTTCCGGCGGCCAGCGCCAGCGTGCGTTTCTGGCGATGGTGCTGGCACAGGATACCCCACTCATTCTTCTTGATGAGCCTACGACCTACCTCGATATCAATCATCAGGTTGAACTGATGCGCCTGATGGTTGAACTCAAAAGGCAGGGGAAAACCGTAGTGACGGTACTCCACGATCTGAATCAGGCCAGCCGCTATTGCGATCATCTGGTGGTACTGGCAAGCGGTCGCGTGATGGCGCAAGGTGCTCCGGAAGCAGTGATGAAACCAGAGCTTCTAAAGACGGTGTTCAGCGTAGAAGCGGAAATCCATCCCGAACCGGTATCTGGCAGACCCATGTGTGTGGTGAAGTAG
- the tnpB gene encoding IS66 family insertion sequence element accessory protein TnpB (TnpB, as the term is used for proteins encoded by IS66 family insertion elements, is considered an accessory protein, since TnpC, encoded by a neighboring gene, is a DDE family transposase.) has product MRNGFNGLAAKVQTMLKDDPMSGHVFIFRGRSGSKVKLLWSTGDGLCLLTKRLERGRFARPSARDGKVFLTPAQLAMLLEGIDWRQPKRLLTSLTML; this is encoded by the coding sequence ATGCGCAACGGCTTCAATGGTCTCGCCGCAAAGGTGCAGACGATGCTGAAAGATGACCCGATGTCCGGCCATGTCTTCATCTTCCGGGGCCGCAGCGGCAGTAAGGTCAAACTGCTGTGGTCCACCGGCGACGGGCTGTGCCTGCTGACCAAACGGCTGGAACGCGGCCGCTTCGCCAGGCCCTCTGCCCGCGATGGCAAAGTGTTCCTGACCCCGGCGCAGCTGGCAATGCTTCTGGAAGGCATCGACTGGCGGCAGCCTAAAAGACTGCTTACGTCCCTGACCATGTTGTAG
- a CDS encoding EAL domain-containing protein yields the protein MEAVYFLEVHQARNSSRRGNKIPFRRRIDSSKPTCRQNRCCKNGSDHRFRFPSGPHIEWLTVLDFDEIKIDRIFIANIDDPVKRALLVSVVKGLRGTGKPLMFEGVETPGQFEFVRSLGPGYLVQGWYTGKPETISAMNIQG from the coding sequence ATTGAAGCCGTATATTTTCTGGAGGTTCATCAGGCGCGGAACTCATCAAGGCGCGGGAATAAAATCCCATTCAGACGCCGGATAGATTCAAGCAAGCCAACTTGTCGTCAAAATCGGTGTTGCAAAAACGGGAGTGACCATAGATTCCGTTTTCCAAGCGGCCCCCATATTGAATGGCTGACGGTACTGGATTTCGATGAGATAAAAATAGACCGTATTTTTATTGCCAATATTGATGACCCGGTGAAGCGAGCGCTACTTGTTTCTGTGGTGAAAGGGTTACGTGGTACTGGCAAACCACTGATGTTTGAAGGGGTGGAAACGCCAGGACAGTTTGAATTCGTCCGTTCTCTTGGCCCCGGTTACCTAGTTCAGGGCTGGTATACCGGAAAACCCGAAACAATATCTGCGATGAATATTCAGGGTTAA